From Vitis vinifera cultivar Pinot Noir 40024 chromosome 3, ASM3070453v1, the proteins below share one genomic window:
- the LOC100852699 gene encoding polyol transporter 5, producing the protein MATGKEKSSVVHGEAQKVVTEFDAPKKNGRNKYAIACTILASMTSILLGYDIGVMSGAAIYIKKDLKISDVEVEILVGILNVYCLFGSAAAGRTSDWIGRRYTIVLASVIFFLGALLMGFATNYVFLMVGRFVAGIGVGYALMIAPVYAAEVSPASSRGFITSFPEVFINAGILFGYISNYAFSKLPTNLGWRFMLGIGAIPSVFLALVVIAMPESPRWLVMQGQLGLAKRVLDKTSDSKEESQLRLADIKAAAGIPEECTDDVVAVPKRSHGEGVWRELLIFPTPSVRRILIAAVGIHFFQQASGIDAVVLYSPRIFEKAGIKDDEHILLATVAVGFVKTCFILVATFLLDRVGRRPLLLTSVAGMIFSLAALGMGLTVIDHSDTKLIWAVALSLCTVLSYVAFFSIGMGPITWVYSSEIFPLRLRAQGCSIGVGVNRVTSGVLSMTFISLYKAITIGGAFFLYSGVALVGWIFFYTWLPETQGRTLEDMEILFTNSSWNKKKSSTNDTSGNSNDHINGQIQLGTNG; encoded by the exons ATGGCTACAGGGAAGGAAAAGAGTAGTGTTGTCCATGGCGAAGCCCAGAAGGTTGTGACGGAGTTTGATGCTCCTAAGAAGAATGGAAGAAACAAGTATGCCATTGCTTGTACTATTTTGGCTTCTATGACCTCCATTTTGTTGGGTTATG ATATTGGAGTAATGAGTGGAGCGgccatatatataaaaaaggacCTCAAGATCAGCGATGTAGAAGTCGAAATTCTGGTGGGAATCCTCAACGTGTATTGTTTATTCGGTTCTGCTGCCGCCGGCAGGACCTCAGACTGGATCGGTCGCCGATACACAATAGTATTGGCCTCTGTCATCTTCTTCCTCGGGGCTCTGCTCATGGGCTTCGCTACCAACTATGTTTTTCTCATGGTGGGCCGCTTCGTGGCCGGAATCGGCGTTGGCTACGCCCTCATGATCGCTCCTGTCTACGCCGCCGAGGTTTCTCCGGCGTCCTCACGTGGCTTCATCACCTCATTCCCCGAAGTTTTCATCAACGCTGGAATCTTATTCGGCTATATCTCCAACTACGCCTTCTCCAAGCTCCCAACTAACCTTGGCTGGCGATTCATGCTTGGCATCGGTGCAATTCCCTCCGTTTTCCTCGCCTTGGTCGTCATCGCCATGCCCGAGTCTCCTCGTTGGCTAGTCATGCAGGGTCAACTCGGTTTGGCCAAGCGAGTACTTGACAAAACATCTGATTCCAAAGAAGAATCCCAACTACGACTCGCTGACATCAAAGCCGCCGCCGGCATCCCAGAGGAGTGCACTGACGACGTCGTTGCAGTCCCCAAGAGGAGCCACGGCGAAGGCGTCTGGAGAGAGCTTCTCATCTTTCCCACCCCCTCCGTCCGCCGCATCCTCATCGCAGCCGTCGGCATTCACTTCTTCCAACAAGCCTCAGGCATTGACGCCGTCGTCCTCTACAGCCCAAGAATCTTCGAAAAGGCAGGCATAAAAGATGACGAACACATTCTACTCGCCACCGTCGCCGTCGGATTCGTAAAAACCTGCTTCATCCTTGTCGCCACTTTCTTACTCGACAGGGTCGGACGGCGACCGCTGCTTCTAACCAGCGTCGCAGGCATGATCTTTTCACTGGCGGCCCTAGGAATGGGACTGACCGTGATCGACCACTCAGACACCAAGTTAATCTGGGCCGTAGCTTTGAGTCTCTGCACAGTATTATCGTACGTGGCTTTCTTCTCCATCGGAATGGGGCCAATCACGTGGGTTTACAGCTCAGAGATCTTCCCACTGAGGCTACGAGCCCAGGGTTGCAGTATTGGGGTGGGCGTAAACCGAGTGACAAGTGGCGTCCTCTCAATGACTTTCATCTCACTGTACAAAGCCATCACCATTGGAGGGGCATTTTTCCTATACTCCGGCGTCGCTTTGGTCGGTTGGATTTTCTTCTATACATGGCTACCGGAAACACAGGGCAGAACCCTTGAAGATATGGAGATACTGTTCACCAACTCCAGCTGGAATAAGAAGAAGTCATCTACTAACGACACTAGCGGTAACAGCAACGATCACATTAACGGCCAGATTCAATTAGGAACTAATGGATGA
- the LOC100855200 gene encoding protein RGF1 INDUCIBLE TRANSCRIPTION FACTOR 1: MNSSWIFFLLSEKFFSPCHLHPHARKNEKNIFCLDCCLTLCPHCLPLHDSHRLLQVRRYVYNDVVRLDDMEKLFDCRFVQSYITNSSRVVFLNHRPQTRPIKCSGSFCSSCQRTLQEPYQFCSLACKVRHAVDMERPVSRYIYDCECLQPLDLGCANLEESQMTPSSVLDAEVSSRNTTSSGSCTDGDGGVGCLNVGCTATTEKVTRKKRSTRVAVANFCDRITPRSVSKRKGLPLRSPLY, encoded by the exons ATGAATTCTTCATGGATTTTCTTCCTCTTGTCTGAAAAATTCTTCTCTCCCTGCCACCTCCACCCCCACGCCAGGAAGAacgagaaaaatattttctgttTGGATTGCTGCCTCACTCTCTGCCCCCACTGCCTCCCTCTTCACGACTCTCACCGTTTGCTTCAG GTTCGTAGGTATGTCTACAACGACGTCGTTCGGCTCGATGACATGGAGAAATTGTTCGACTGCAGATTCGTTCAG TCGTACATAACCAACAGTTCGAGAGTGGTTTTCCTAAACCACAGGCCCCAAACACGCCCCATCAAATGCTCCGGCAGCTTCTGCAGTTCCTGCCAGAGAACTCTTCAAGAGCCGTACCAATTCTGCTCTCTAGCTTGCAAG GTACGGCATGCGGTAGACATGGAACGGCCGGTTTCGAGGTACATTTACGACTGCGAGTGCCTGCAGCCGTTGGATTTGGGGTGCGCGAATCTCGAGGAGTCGCAGATGACGCCCAGCTCAGTATTGGACGCTGAGGTCTCGTCTCGCAATACGACGTCGTCTGGCTCCTGCACTGACGGTGACGGTGGCGTTGGGTGCTTAAATGTCGGATGTACGGCCACGACGGAGAAGGTTACGCGGAAGAAACGGTCCACCCGAGTCGCGGTGGCAAATTTTTGTGACCGAATTACCCCTCGCTCCGTTAGCAAGCGCAAAGGCCTCCCTCTTCGTAGCCCACTGTACTAG